One segment of Streptomyces sp. NA02950 DNA contains the following:
- a CDS encoding acetolactate synthase large subunit, translated as MPMTEQATGAHHPQPRARNGGSQSATVEHVTGAQSLIRSLEEVGADTVFGIPGGAILPAYDPMMDSSKVRHVLVRHEQGAGHAATGYAQATGKVGVCMATSGPGATNLVTPIADAHMDSVPIVAITGQVASKAIGTDAFQEADICGITMPITKHNFLVTRAEDIPRTIAEAFHIAATGRPGPVLVDIAKDALQARTTFSWPPQTDLPGYRPVTKPHAKQIREAARLITQAERPVLYVGGGVIKANATAELRVLAELTGAPVTTTLMALGSFPDSHRLHLGMPGMHGTVAAVTALQKADLIVALGARFDDRVTGKLDSFAPYAKIVHADVDPAEIGKNRAADVPIVGDAREVIADLVVAVQAEHDAGHTGDYTGWWEDLNRWRETYPLGYDQPADGSLSPQQVIQRIGRLAPQDTIFAAGVGQHQMWAAHFIDYEQPATWLNSGGAGTMGYAVPAAMGAKAGAEGRTVWAIDGDGCFQMTNQELVTCALNNIPIKVAIINNGALGMVRQWQTLFYNQRYSNTVLHSGPNTPAQAKGTRVPDFVKLAEAMGCVGLRCEDPADLDAVIEKANAINDRPVVVDFIVHEDAMVWPMVAAGTSNDEILAARDTRPDFGDNEDD; from the coding sequence ATGCCGATGACCGAGCAGGCCACCGGGGCCCATCATCCCCAGCCGCGGGCCCGTAACGGCGGATCGCAGTCCGCCACCGTCGAGCACGTCACGGGCGCGCAGTCCCTCATCCGCTCGCTCGAGGAGGTCGGCGCCGACACCGTGTTCGGCATTCCCGGCGGTGCGATCCTCCCGGCGTACGACCCGATGATGGACTCCTCGAAGGTCCGGCACGTGCTCGTCCGTCACGAGCAGGGCGCGGGTCACGCCGCCACCGGTTACGCGCAGGCCACCGGCAAGGTCGGCGTCTGCATGGCGACCTCGGGTCCGGGCGCCACCAACCTCGTCACCCCGATCGCCGACGCCCATATGGACTCGGTGCCGATCGTCGCGATCACCGGTCAGGTCGCCTCCAAGGCCATCGGTACGGACGCCTTCCAGGAGGCGGACATCTGCGGCATCACCATGCCGATCACCAAGCACAACTTCCTGGTCACGCGGGCCGAGGACATCCCCCGGACGATCGCCGAGGCGTTCCACATCGCCGCCACCGGCCGCCCCGGTCCGGTCCTGGTCGACATCGCCAAGGACGCGCTCCAGGCCCGGACCACCTTCTCCTGGCCGCCGCAGACCGATCTGCCCGGCTACCGCCCGGTCACCAAGCCGCACGCCAAACAGATCCGCGAGGCCGCCCGGCTGATCACCCAGGCCGAGCGTCCGGTGCTGTACGTCGGCGGCGGTGTGATCAAGGCCAACGCCACGGCCGAGCTGAGGGTCCTGGCCGAGCTGACCGGGGCACCGGTCACCACCACCCTGATGGCGCTGGGCTCCTTCCCCGACAGCCACCGGCTCCATCTGGGCATGCCGGGGATGCACGGCACCGTCGCCGCCGTGACCGCCCTCCAGAAGGCCGATCTGATCGTGGCGCTCGGGGCCCGCTTCGACGACCGCGTCACCGGCAAGCTGGACTCCTTCGCCCCGTACGCCAAGATCGTCCACGCGGACGTCGACCCGGCCGAGATCGGCAAGAACCGCGCCGCCGATGTGCCGATCGTCGGCGACGCCCGTGAGGTCATCGCCGATCTGGTGGTCGCCGTCCAGGCCGAGCACGACGCGGGCCACACCGGCGACTACACCGGCTGGTGGGAGGATCTGAACCGGTGGCGGGAGACCTACCCGCTCGGTTACGACCAGCCCGCCGACGGCAGCCTGTCCCCGCAGCAGGTCATCCAGCGGATCGGCCGGCTGGCGCCGCAGGACACGATCTTCGCCGCGGGCGTCGGCCAGCACCAGATGTGGGCCGCCCACTTCATCGACTACGAGCAGCCCGCCACCTGGCTGAACTCGGGCGGCGCCGGGACCATGGGATACGCCGTGCCGGCCGCCATGGGCGCCAAGGCCGGCGCCGAGGGCCGTACGGTCTGGGCGATCGACGGGGACGGCTGCTTCCAGATGACCAACCAGGAGCTGGTCACCTGTGCGCTGAACAACATCCCGATCAAGGTCGCGATCATCAACAACGGCGCGCTGGGCATGGTCCGCCAGTGGCAGACCCTCTTCTACAACCAGCGCTACTCCAACACCGTGCTGCACTCCGGCCCCAACACCCCCGCTCAGGCGAAGGGCACCCGCGTCCCGGACTTCGTCAAGCTCGCCGAGGCCATGGGCTGTGTGGGCCTGCGCTGCGAGGACCCGGCCGACCTCGACGCCGTCATCGAGAAGGCCAACGCGATCAACGACCGCCCGGTGGTCGTGGACTTCATCGTCCACGAGGACGCCATGGTCTGGCCGATGGTCGCGGCCGGTACCTCCAACGACGAGATCCTGGCGGCGCGTGACACCCGCCCGGACTTCGGCGACAACGAAGACGACTGA